The Hymenobacter sp. 5317J-9 genome has a window encoding:
- a CDS encoding sigma-54 dependent transcriptional regulator: protein MPRILIIDDEKAIRNTLKEILEFESYTVDQAEDGPAGLDLLIQQKYDVVLCDIRMPKMDGLEVLTRAQAMGTDAAFIMVSAHGSIDTAVEATKKGAYDFLPKPPDLNRLLVTVRNALDRTKLVSETKTLKKKLSVTKGSEMVGSSAALGAVRKAIEKVAPTDARVLITGPNGAGKEMVARQLHEQSNRAQGPLVEVNCAAIPSELIESELFGHEKGSFTSAVKQRIGKFEQADGGTLFLDEIGDMSLSAQAKVLRALQENKITRVGGEKEISVNVRVLAATNKDLLQEIADRNFREDLYHRLSVILIQVPALNDRREDIPELIQKFLNDIAADYGNKPKKIDAAALEYLQNLDWRGNIRELRNVVERLVIMSDDTISEGDAKAFAGK from the coding sequence ATGCCCCGCATCCTCATCATCGACGACGAAAAAGCCATCCGCAACACGCTGAAGGAGATTCTGGAATTTGAAAGCTACACCGTCGACCAGGCCGAAGACGGCCCCGCTGGCCTCGATTTGCTGATTCAGCAGAAGTACGACGTGGTGCTCTGCGACATCCGCATGCCCAAAATGGACGGCCTCGAAGTGCTGACCCGCGCCCAGGCCATGGGCACCGACGCCGCATTCATCATGGTATCGGCCCACGGCAGCATCGACACGGCCGTGGAAGCCACCAAAAAAGGCGCCTACGACTTCCTGCCCAAGCCCCCCGACCTCAACCGCCTGCTCGTGACGGTGCGCAACGCCCTCGACCGCACCAAGCTGGTGAGCGAAACCAAGACGCTGAAAAAGAAGCTCTCCGTCACGAAAGGCTCCGAAATGGTGGGCTCCTCGGCCGCCCTCGGCGCCGTGCGCAAAGCCATTGAGAAAGTGGCCCCCACCGACGCCCGCGTGCTCATCACTGGCCCCAACGGCGCCGGCAAGGAGATGGTAGCCCGCCAGCTACACGAGCAAAGCAACCGTGCCCAGGGCCCCCTGGTGGAAGTAAACTGCGCCGCCATCCCCTCCGAGCTCATCGAAAGCGAGCTGTTCGGCCACGAAAAAGGCTCGTTCACCTCGGCCGTCAAGCAGCGCATCGGCAAGTTTGAGCAGGCCGACGGCGGCACGCTCTTCTTGGACGAAATCGGCGACATGAGCCTCTCAGCCCAAGCCAAGGTGTTGCGCGCCTTGCAGGAAAACAAAATCACCCGCGTGGGCGGCGAGAAGGAAATATCTGTAAACGTGCGCGTCCTGGCGGCCACCAACAAAGACCTGCTCCAGGAAATTGCCGACCGTAATTTCCGCGAGGACTTGTACCACCGCCTCTCGGTAATTCTGATTCAGGTGCCGGCCCTTAATGACCGCCGCGAGGACATTCCCGAGCTTATCCAGAAATTCCTCAACGACATCGCCGCCGACTACGGCAACAAGCCCAAGAAAATCGACGCCGCCGCGCTGGAATATTTGCAGAACCTGGACTGGCGCGGCAACATCCGCGAGCTGCGCAACGTGGTGGAACGACTCGTGATTATGAGCGACGATACTATTTCAGAAGGCGACGCCAAGGCGTTTGCTGGGAAGTAG
- a CDS encoding acyl transferase, whose protein sequence is MSFRTDFLQALPTVTASSFEAAALALFRHQAAHCPPYAEYLQQLGRKPAAMAQLADIPFLPIEFFKTHEVRTEPARWEAQELFLSSGTTLQQRSRHLVRDPALYRENAARIFEQYYGPLSGWVFLALLPSYLEQGNSSLVAMVDYFARQSGQAQPAFFLHDHAALRAALADAKRVSGCRVMLIGVSYALLDFAAEAGAAPELQGLTVLETGGMKGRRREMIREELHAELQQAFGPAGIHSEYGMTELLSQAYSLGDGRFHSPAPLRVLLRDPSDPFSIGDRKDGAINVIDLANIDSCAFIETKDLARMHADGGFEVLGRMDNSDVRGCNQMV, encoded by the coding sequence ATGAGTTTCCGCACCGATTTTTTACAAGCGCTGCCCACCGTCACCGCTTCGTCGTTTGAGGCGGCTGCGCTGGCCCTGTTCCGGCACCAGGCCGCGCACTGCCCGCCCTACGCCGAATACCTACAGCAACTGGGCCGCAAGCCTGCCGCGATGGCCCAACTGGCCGACATTCCCTTTCTGCCCATCGAATTTTTCAAAACCCACGAAGTGCGCACCGAGCCCGCCCGGTGGGAGGCGCAGGAGCTCTTTCTGAGCAGCGGCACCACCCTGCAGCAGCGCAGCCGCCACTTGGTGCGCGACCCGGCTTTGTACCGCGAAAACGCGGCCCGCATTTTCGAGCAATACTATGGCCCGCTCTCGGGGTGGGTTTTCCTGGCGCTGCTGCCTTCGTACCTGGAGCAGGGCAATTCCTCGCTGGTGGCCATGGTCGACTACTTCGCCCGGCAGTCGGGGCAGGCGCAGCCTGCGTTTTTTCTGCACGACCACGCCGCCCTGCGCGCCGCCCTGGCCGATGCCAAACGAGTGTCCGGCTGCCGCGTCATGCTCATCGGCGTGAGTTACGCCCTGCTCGACTTTGCCGCCGAAGCCGGTGCCGCCCCGGAACTACAAGGCCTCACCGTGCTGGAAACCGGCGGCATGAAAGGCCGGCGCCGCGAGATGATTCGCGAGGAGCTGCACGCCGAACTGCAGCAGGCATTTGGCCCGGCCGGCATTCATTCCGAGTACGGCATGACCGAATTGCTCAGCCAAGCCTACTCGCTGGGCGACGGCCGCTTTCACAGCCCCGCGCCGCTGCGCGTGCTGCTGCGCGACCCGTCGGACCCGTTTTCAATCGGCGACCGGAAGGATGGAGCTATTAATGTGATTGACTTGGCCAACATTGATTCCTGCGCTTTTATCGAGACAAAGGACCTGGCGCGGATGCACGCGGACGGCGGTTTTGAGGTGCTGGGCCGGATGGATAATTCGGACGTGCGCGGGTGTAATCAGATGGTGTAA
- a CDS encoding alpha-ketoacid dehydrogenase subunit alpha/beta — protein MSAAETALPALTTSLTKADFLNDYRLAWESRHASLAGRKEVFMGKAKFGIFGDGKEVPQLAMARAFQNGDFRAGYYRDQTFMVAIGQLTWEQYFAQLYANPDAEAEPATAGRAMNGHFATRMLDEDGNLRDLTQTKNSSADISPTGGQMPRLLGLAYASKLFRQNPELHQFTQLSTNGNEVAFGTIGNASTSEGMFFEALNAAGVLQVPMLMSVWDDHYGISVPAEYQTTKQSISAIMAGLQREGEGEPGFEIYVVRGWDYAGLVDTYQRAAAVCREQHVPVLVHVTELTQPQGHSTSGSHERYKSKDRLSWEEAHDCLHKLREWLLAEGHATELELDDIEKTAAATIKTARTAAWAAFFDPIKAERDEAVALLNKLVADHGTENSMHDLVEQLKANPTPIRADIVRTLRRALRQVRNEKRSAGRRAIQRHLEQLLAENADRYNSNLFSQSELAVGNIEEVPATFAPNAPQVDGREVLQACFDANFQRDPTIFAIGEDVGKIGDVNQAFAGLQEKFGELRITDTGIRECTIIGQGIGAALRGLRPITEIQYLDYLLYAIQILSDDLACLQYRTKGGQKAPLIVRTRGHRLEGIWHSGSPMQMILGSIRGMHVCVPRNMTQAAGFYNTLLRSDEPALVIECLNGYRLKETIPANVGEFTLPLGRPEVLQAGTDVTVVTYGSMCRIVMDAAKQLAEVGISVEVIDVQTLLPFDTDHVIADSLQKTNRVLFADEDVPGGATAFMMQHVLDEQGAYRFLDSQPRCLAAQPHRPAYSSDGDYFSKPNVEDVFDTVYELMSEVAPEKFPEIY, from the coding sequence ATGTCCGCCGCCGAAACTGCCCTGCCCGCGCTAACCACGTCCCTTACCAAGGCCGATTTTCTCAATGATTACCGCCTGGCCTGGGAAAGCCGGCACGCCTCGCTGGCCGGCCGCAAGGAGGTTTTCATGGGCAAAGCCAAGTTTGGCATCTTCGGCGACGGCAAGGAAGTGCCGCAGCTAGCCATGGCCCGCGCCTTTCAGAACGGGGACTTTCGCGCCGGCTACTACCGCGACCAGACCTTCATGGTGGCCATTGGCCAGTTGACCTGGGAGCAGTACTTCGCCCAGCTCTACGCCAACCCCGACGCCGAAGCCGAGCCCGCCACCGCCGGCCGCGCCATGAACGGCCACTTCGCCACCCGCATGCTGGACGAAGACGGCAACCTGCGCGACCTCACCCAAACCAAAAACTCCTCGGCCGACATTTCGCCCACCGGCGGCCAGATGCCGCGCCTGCTGGGCCTGGCCTACGCCTCCAAGCTGTTCCGCCAAAACCCCGAACTGCACCAGTTTACGCAACTCTCCACCAACGGCAACGAGGTTGCTTTTGGTACCATCGGCAACGCCAGCACCTCGGAAGGCATGTTTTTCGAGGCTCTGAACGCCGCCGGCGTGCTGCAGGTGCCCATGCTGATGAGCGTGTGGGATGACCACTACGGCATCTCGGTGCCGGCCGAATACCAAACCACCAAGCAGAGCATTTCGGCCATCATGGCCGGCCTGCAGCGCGAGGGCGAAGGGGAGCCGGGCTTCGAGATTTACGTGGTGCGCGGCTGGGACTACGCCGGCCTGGTGGACACCTACCAACGCGCCGCCGCCGTGTGCCGCGAGCAGCACGTGCCCGTGCTGGTGCACGTCACGGAGCTCACCCAGCCGCAGGGCCACAGCACCAGCGGCTCGCACGAGCGCTACAAGAGCAAGGACCGCCTGAGCTGGGAAGAAGCCCACGACTGCTTGCACAAACTACGCGAGTGGCTGCTGGCCGAAGGCCACGCCACCGAGCTGGAGCTGGACGATATCGAAAAAACCGCTGCCGCCACCATCAAAACGGCCCGCACAGCCGCCTGGGCCGCTTTCTTCGACCCCATCAAGGCCGAGCGCGACGAGGCCGTGGCGCTGCTGAACAAGCTGGTGGCCGACCACGGCACCGAAAACAGCATGCACGACCTGGTGGAGCAGCTGAAAGCCAATCCCACGCCCATCCGGGCCGACATTGTGCGGACGCTGCGCCGCGCCCTGCGTCAGGTGCGCAACGAGAAGCGCAGCGCCGGCCGCCGCGCCATTCAGCGCCACCTGGAGCAGCTGCTTGCCGAAAACGCCGACCGCTACAACTCCAACCTGTTCAGTCAGAGCGAGCTGGCCGTGGGCAACATCGAAGAAGTGCCCGCTACCTTCGCGCCCAATGCGCCGCAGGTAGACGGCCGCGAAGTGCTGCAAGCCTGCTTCGACGCCAACTTCCAGCGCGACCCCACCATTTTCGCCATCGGCGAGGACGTAGGCAAGATTGGCGACGTGAACCAGGCCTTCGCTGGCCTGCAGGAGAAGTTCGGCGAGCTGCGCATCACCGATACCGGCATTCGGGAGTGCACCATCATTGGGCAGGGGATAGGCGCCGCCCTGCGCGGCCTGCGCCCCATCACCGAAATTCAGTACCTCGACTACCTGCTCTACGCCATTCAAATTCTGAGCGACGACCTGGCCTGCCTGCAGTACCGCACCAAGGGCGGCCAGAAAGCCCCGCTCATTGTGCGCACGCGCGGGCACCGCTTGGAGGGCATCTGGCACTCCGGCTCGCCCATGCAGATGATTCTGGGCAGCATTCGGGGCATGCACGTGTGCGTACCGCGCAACATGACGCAGGCCGCCGGCTTCTATAACACGCTGCTGCGCAGCGACGAGCCCGCCCTCGTGATTGAGTGCCTGAACGGCTACCGCCTGAAAGAAACCATTCCGGCCAACGTGGGCGAATTTACGCTGCCGCTGGGCCGCCCCGAGGTGCTGCAAGCCGGCACCGACGTGACGGTAGTGACCTACGGCTCGATGTGCCGCATTGTGATGGATGCCGCCAAACAGCTGGCCGAAGTGGGCATTTCCGTCGAAGTCATCGACGTGCAGACGCTCTTGCCCTTCGACACCGACCACGTCATCGCCGACAGCCTGCAGAAAACCAACCGCGTGTTGTTTGCCGACGAGGACGTGCCCGGCGGCGCCACCGCCTTCATGATGCAGCACGTGCTGGATGAGCAGGGCGCCTACCGCTTCCTCGACTCGCAGCCGCGCTGCCTGGCCGCGCAGCCCCACCGCCCCGCCTACAGCTCCGACGGCGACTACTTCAGCAAGCCCAACGTGGAAGACGTGTTCGACACGGTGTACGAGCTGATGAGCGAGGTCGCGCCCGAGAAATTCCCGGAGATTTATTAA
- a CDS encoding DUF1573 domain-containing protein, with amino-acid sequence MKKLLTLCLLTFAVAARAQGVMQFETDNHDFGNVPEGTMATHEFKFKNTGNQPVVIANVQASCGCTTPDWTKTPVMPGKTGIIKAMYSSAGRPGVFNKTVTVTSNAAEPSKVLSIKGTVLTKDQMKPMLTPAQLAASPHLVLAQTSHDFGKMEAGQQPTARIVVKNTGKTELVLGALTSSCYCVGYKASPKPIAPGQSAVVELLYSQRQLGQVSDVVTIASNDVSGDAKITLRATIVRDLSGNSMVKESGTAVPFK; translated from the coding sequence ATGAAAAAACTTCTGACTCTCTGCCTGCTCACGTTTGCCGTGGCGGCCCGCGCCCAGGGCGTGATGCAGTTCGAAACCGACAACCACGACTTCGGCAACGTGCCCGAAGGCACCATGGCCACCCACGAGTTCAAGTTCAAGAACACCGGCAACCAGCCCGTGGTGATTGCCAACGTGCAGGCCAGTTGCGGCTGCACCACCCCCGACTGGACCAAAACCCCGGTGATGCCCGGCAAAACCGGCATCATCAAGGCCATGTACAGCAGCGCCGGCCGCCCCGGCGTTTTCAATAAAACCGTGACCGTGACCAGCAACGCCGCCGAGCCCAGCAAGGTGCTCAGCATCAAGGGCACGGTGCTCACCAAAGACCAGATGAAGCCCATGCTGACCCCGGCCCAGCTGGCGGCCTCGCCCCACCTGGTGCTGGCCCAAACCAGCCACGACTTCGGCAAGATGGAGGCCGGCCAGCAGCCCACCGCCCGCATTGTGGTGAAAAACACCGGCAAAACCGAGCTCGTGCTGGGCGCCCTCACGTCCAGTTGCTACTGCGTGGGTTATAAGGCCTCGCCCAAGCCCATCGCGCCGGGCCAGAGCGCCGTGGTGGAGCTGCTCTACAGCCAGCGCCAGCTGGGCCAGGTGAGCGACGTGGTGACCATTGCCTCGAACGACGTGAGCGGCGATGCCAAAATCACGCTGCGGGCCACCATTGTGCGCGACCTCAGCGGCAACAGCATGGTGAAGGAAAGCGGCACGGCCGTTCCGTTCAAATAA
- a CDS encoding tetratricopeptide repeat protein, with amino-acid sequence MKGTFILAAMGVVLRAGTAQAQTALPDTLEYARTKANEKDFGEADRVLTRYNARANHLDGLRLQAQVLYWAHDFNRAAAVHEQALAAFPNVPALRLDYARQLVEQNQLDKAKDQLRIYESQEDSARAESGLLLALISYKQLRVDAARQTLAEVLRRYPANAAATALLQDIDNTLRPYFRVGSRYLRDDQPLRALTYEAEATWFRSGLVAPIILLQANNFSLPEGHTSSYWLQVGNKFTFLPLGLTLNATGGLFQYSPNSTGVRATGNLLLSKTLGSTLTLDVQAARQPYQAVLTSARQPVMERLQALALRYGKGEKWLGKAGVEQRSYGDGNPAYSAYAWLLAPVLTRPAVVLKAGYAFSYASAERSTYTPVRSLSDVVLNGGPVAGAYAPYFTPRNQLVNAVLLSVKLWPQKKVSVAARGSYGVQGRADAPYLYLDKALNNELYIATGFARQSYHPVEVQGEVALKASPSLTLAATYGYSSLIFYNRHAFDLQLRYHLHREKI; translated from the coding sequence ATGAAAGGCACTTTTATCCTTGCGGCTATGGGGGTGGTGCTCCGGGCGGGCACTGCGCAAGCGCAAACGGCGCTGCCCGATACGCTGGAATACGCCCGCACCAAGGCAAATGAGAAGGACTTTGGCGAGGCCGACCGCGTGCTGACGCGCTACAACGCCCGGGCGAACCACCTCGACGGCTTGCGGCTGCAGGCGCAGGTGCTTTACTGGGCGCACGACTTTAACCGCGCCGCGGCGGTGCACGAGCAGGCCCTGGCCGCCTTCCCCAACGTGCCCGCGCTACGCCTCGACTACGCCCGCCAATTGGTGGAGCAAAATCAGCTGGACAAAGCCAAAGACCAGCTGAGAATTTATGAATCCCAGGAGGACAGCGCCCGGGCCGAGTCGGGCCTGCTGCTGGCCCTCATCAGCTACAAGCAGCTGCGCGTGGACGCGGCCCGGCAAACCCTGGCCGAGGTGCTGCGCCGCTACCCCGCCAACGCGGCGGCCACCGCCCTGCTGCAGGACATCGACAATACCTTGCGGCCCTATTTTCGGGTGGGCAGCCGCTACCTCCGCGACGACCAGCCCCTGCGCGCCCTGACTTATGAGGCCGAAGCTACCTGGTTTCGCTCGGGGCTGGTGGCGCCCATCATCCTTTTGCAGGCCAATAACTTTTCGCTGCCCGAAGGCCACACGTCTTCTTATTGGCTGCAGGTGGGCAATAAGTTTACCTTTCTGCCCCTGGGGCTGACGCTGAATGCAACGGGTGGCCTGTTTCAGTATTCGCCGAACAGCACCGGCGTGCGCGCCACCGGCAATCTGCTGCTGAGCAAAACCCTGGGCAGCACACTGACCCTCGACGTGCAGGCTGCCCGCCAGCCCTACCAGGCCGTGCTGACCAGCGCGCGGCAGCCCGTAATGGAGCGCCTCCAGGCCCTGGCCCTGCGCTACGGGAAGGGCGAGAAATGGCTGGGCAAAGCCGGCGTGGAGCAGCGCAGCTATGGCGATGGCAACCCCGCCTACTCGGCCTATGCCTGGCTGCTGGCGCCGGTGCTCACCCGCCCCGCCGTGGTACTCAAAGCGGGCTATGCGTTCAGCTACGCCTCGGCTGAGCGCAGCACCTACACCCCGGTGCGCAGCTTGAGCGACGTGGTGCTGAACGGCGGACCGGTAGCGGGTGCCTACGCGCCCTACTTCACGCCCCGAAACCAGCTGGTGAACGCCGTGCTGCTGTCGGTGAAGCTCTGGCCGCAGAAAAAAGTGAGCGTGGCGGCCCGCGGCAGCTACGGCGTGCAGGGCCGGGCCGACGCCCCTTACCTGTACCTCGATAAGGCGCTGAACAACGAGCTCTACATCGCCACCGGGTTTGCCCGGCAGAGCTACCACCCCGTGGAAGTGCAGGGCGAAGTAGCGCTGAAGGCCTCGCCTTCGCTCACCTTAGCCGCTACCTACGGCTATTCCAGCCTGATTTTTTACAACCGCCACGCCTTCGACCTTCAACTCCGTTACCATCTGCACCGTGAAAAAATCTGA
- a CDS encoding cellulose synthase catalytic subunit yields the protein MKKSDSAALWEFREAATSTFAHKATLASLMVAGVFSIGRLADWWFREEHVASLPLFLLLTFIFWWGMARMLIVWVSYLRISKPRWQAPQNGLRVAIFTTSSPGEPLSMFEKTLEACARISYPHTTYLLDDTQDLRFREAAERHGAVWLELVGLPGAKAGKINAALQRTTEDFVLVLDPDHIPFPNFLDEVLGYFRDPQVGYVQVAQAYYNQYRSFTARAAAEQTYGFYGPTQMGMHGLNCAVAIGANCTFRRAALESIGGHGIGLAEDLITAIRIHAAQWKSIYSPIVVSRGLVPEDLGSFCKQQLKWARGVQEVLFAEVPRLWPKLSFWQRVSYLTVGTYYLSGLTTALFLLIPYLYFWFGWLPANMDFFGFLDHWVPVGLVSLSIYVFVQRWLCHPEVERGLHWRGTFLKFACWPVFFMGFVLSIWDGEIPYIPTAKRAVKQFTPFVRPLLVHQVLFVVTVACVVVRRFYYTPEARLELTSANTWGMVLFAALAFFMTLGGLFAAYQSLKTKAEDPWASVDLSRITGWLQPAGKRKSAA from the coding sequence GTGAAAAAATCTGATAGTGCGGCCCTGTGGGAATTTCGGGAGGCAGCCACCTCCACGTTTGCGCACAAGGCCACTTTGGCCAGCCTTATGGTGGCGGGCGTGTTCAGCATCGGCCGGCTGGCCGACTGGTGGTTCCGGGAGGAGCACGTGGCCTCGCTGCCGCTGTTTCTGCTCCTCACCTTCATTTTCTGGTGGGGCATGGCGCGCATGCTCATCGTGTGGGTGTCATACCTGCGCATCAGCAAGCCGCGCTGGCAAGCGCCGCAAAATGGGCTGAGGGTGGCCATTTTCACTACCAGCTCGCCGGGCGAGCCGCTCAGCATGTTTGAAAAAACGCTGGAGGCCTGCGCCCGCATCAGCTACCCGCACACCACCTACCTGCTCGACGACACCCAAGACCTGCGCTTCCGCGAAGCGGCCGAGCGGCATGGCGCCGTATGGCTGGAGCTGGTGGGCCTGCCCGGGGCCAAAGCCGGGAAAATAAACGCGGCCCTGCAGCGCACCACCGAAGACTTCGTGCTGGTGCTCGACCCCGACCACATCCCCTTTCCCAACTTTCTGGACGAGGTGCTGGGCTACTTCCGCGACCCGCAGGTGGGCTACGTGCAGGTGGCGCAGGCCTACTACAACCAGTACCGCTCCTTCACGGCCCGCGCGGCGGCCGAGCAGACTTACGGCTTCTACGGCCCCACCCAGATGGGCATGCACGGCCTCAACTGCGCCGTGGCCATCGGGGCCAACTGCACCTTCCGCCGCGCGGCCCTGGAAAGCATCGGCGGGCACGGCATCGGGTTGGCCGAGGACCTCATCACGGCCATTCGCATTCACGCGGCGCAGTGGAAATCCATTTACTCGCCCATCGTGGTGAGCCGCGGGCTGGTGCCCGAGGACCTGGGCTCATTCTGCAAGCAGCAGCTGAAATGGGCGCGGGGCGTGCAGGAAGTGCTGTTTGCCGAAGTGCCGCGCCTGTGGCCCAAGCTTTCGTTCTGGCAACGCGTGTCCTACCTCACGGTGGGCACTTATTACCTTTCGGGCCTCACCACGGCGCTGTTTCTGCTCATTCCCTACCTGTATTTCTGGTTTGGCTGGCTGCCCGCCAACATGGACTTCTTTGGGTTTCTGGACCATTGGGTGCCCGTCGGGCTCGTTAGCCTGAGCATTTACGTGTTTGTGCAGCGCTGGCTATGCCACCCCGAAGTAGAACGCGGCTTGCACTGGCGCGGCACCTTCCTGAAGTTTGCCTGCTGGCCGGTGTTTTTCATGGGATTTGTGCTGTCCATCTGGGACGGCGAAATTCCGTACATCCCCACCGCCAAACGGGCCGTGAAGCAGTTCACGCCCTTTGTGCGGCCCCTGCTGGTGCACCAGGTGCTGTTTGTGGTCACGGTGGCTTGCGTGGTGGTGCGCCGCTTCTACTACACACCCGAAGCCCGGCTTGAACTCACCAGCGCCAACACCTGGGGCATGGTGCTCTTTGCGGCCCTGGCTTTTTTCATGACGCTGGGCGGCCTGTTTGCGGCTTACCAGTCGCTCAAAACCAAAGCCGAAGACCCGTGGGCGTCCGTCGACCTCTCCCGCATCACGGGTTGGCTGCAACCGGCCGGCAAGCGCAAATCCGCGGCCTGA
- a CDS encoding glycosyl hydrolase has translation MKTIAYRASATLLVILLGLGVFSLLVFAGSKSRGPLEDLASGVASKVAYLEKSMAGGDSRTGRAASLQWFDRYRTQTKLLNAPDTLLTGVYDNNTEESYESVTTLEDSLGMKLPIIHFYTAWGSRKDQGFPQLRAQTISDLGSVPMITWEPWLNDFDPAVYPVVGKPSQVNENGLKAIAAGKYDAYIDKWARDAKAFGKPFFLRFGHEMNDPYRYPWGPQNNKPADFIAAWRHVVTRFRLQGATNASWVWSPHPAYTTYREFYPGAAYVNWVGITTLNYGTVAPWSKWYTFDEIFGKAYAEFSLYGKPLMISEIGSLGVGGNKAQWFKDALASMPFKYPAVKAVVLFNNSNDVSTTYKALDWSITFDKPVLTAIREAVGGWHPATGSPAL, from the coding sequence ATGAAAACCATAGCCTATCGTGCGTCGGCCACCTTGCTGGTCATTTTGCTAGGCCTGGGCGTGTTCAGCCTGCTGGTCTTTGCGGGCAGCAAAAGCCGCGGCCCGCTCGAGGACCTGGCCTCTGGCGTCGCCTCCAAAGTTGCGTATCTAGAGAAAAGCATGGCCGGCGGCGACTCGCGCACCGGCCGCGCCGCCTCCCTGCAGTGGTTTGACCGCTACCGCACCCAAACCAAGCTGCTGAACGCCCCCGACACCCTGCTCACCGGCGTGTACGACAACAACACCGAGGAATCGTACGAAAGCGTGACCACGCTCGAAGACTCCCTGGGCATGAAGCTGCCCATCATTCACTTCTACACGGCCTGGGGCAGCCGCAAAGACCAGGGCTTTCCGCAGCTGCGGGCCCAAACCATTTCCGACTTAGGCTCGGTGCCGATGATAACCTGGGAGCCCTGGCTCAACGACTTCGACCCCGCCGTGTACCCCGTGGTGGGCAAGCCTTCGCAGGTAAATGAAAACGGCCTGAAAGCCATTGCCGCCGGCAAATACGACGCCTACATTGATAAGTGGGCCCGCGACGCGAAGGCCTTTGGCAAGCCCTTTTTCCTGCGCTTCGGGCACGAGATGAACGACCCCTACCGCTACCCCTGGGGCCCGCAGAACAACAAGCCCGCCGATTTCATCGCGGCCTGGCGGCACGTGGTGACGCGCTTTCGGCTGCAGGGCGCCACCAACGCCTCCTGGGTATGGTCGCCGCACCCGGCCTACACTACCTACCGCGAGTTTTACCCCGGCGCGGCCTACGTGAACTGGGTGGGCATCACCACGCTCAACTATGGCACGGTGGCCCCCTGGAGCAAGTGGTACACGTTTGACGAGATATTTGGCAAAGCCTACGCCGAGTTTTCGCTTTACGGCAAGCCGCTGATGATTAGTGAAATCGGCTCACTGGGCGTGGGCGGCAACAAGGCGCAGTGGTTTAAAGATGCCCTGGCCAGCATGCCCTTTAAATACCCGGCCGTGAAGGCGGTGGTGCTGTTTAACAACTCCAACGACGTCTCGACCACCTACAAAGCCCTGGACTGGTCCATCACCTTCGACAAGCCCGTGCTCACGGCCATCCGGGAAGCCGTAGGGGGCTGGCACCCCGCTACGGGAAGCCCTGCCTTGTAA
- the ald gene encoding alanine dehydrogenase, with protein MIIGVPKEIKNNENRVGLTPAGVAELRKHGHTLLVQSTAGEGSGFADEEYQTAGATLLPTIADVYEQAEMIIKVKEPIAEEYPLIKENQLLFTYFHFASGEELTHAMIERKAVCLAYETVELSNRALPLLIPMSEVAGRMAPQEGAKYLEKPLKGRGILLGGVPGVKPANVLVLGGGVVGTQAAKVAAGLGAQVTIMDISLNRLRELDDFMPKNVVTQYSNEYNIREAIKTSDLIVGAVLIPGAKAPHLITRDMLKSMRPGTVVVDVAVDQGGCIETCHPTTHENPTFIIDDVVHYCVANMPGAVPYTSTLALTNATLPYAVKLANQGWQEACRRDEALRLGLNVVHGEVVYKGVAEAWGLPLVSVDSVLEAATV; from the coding sequence ATGATTATCGGCGTTCCCAAGGAAATCAAAAACAACGAAAACCGCGTGGGCCTCACGCCCGCTGGCGTGGCTGAATTGCGCAAGCACGGCCACACCCTGCTGGTGCAAAGCACGGCCGGCGAAGGCAGCGGCTTTGCCGACGAAGAGTACCAGACGGCCGGCGCCACCCTGCTCCCCACCATCGCCGATGTGTACGAGCAGGCCGAGATGATTATCAAAGTGAAGGAGCCCATTGCCGAGGAGTACCCCCTCATCAAGGAGAACCAGCTGCTCTTCACCTACTTCCACTTCGCCAGCGGCGAGGAGCTGACCCACGCTATGATTGAGCGCAAGGCCGTGTGCCTGGCCTATGAAACCGTGGAGCTCAGCAACCGCGCCCTGCCCCTGCTCATTCCGATGAGCGAAGTGGCCGGCCGCATGGCCCCGCAGGAAGGCGCCAAGTACCTCGAGAAGCCCCTCAAAGGCCGCGGCATCTTGCTGGGCGGCGTGCCCGGCGTGAAGCCCGCCAACGTGCTGGTGCTGGGCGGCGGCGTGGTGGGCACGCAGGCGGCGAAAGTAGCCGCCGGCCTCGGTGCCCAGGTCACCATCATGGACATCAGCCTGAACCGCCTGCGCGAGCTCGACGACTTCATGCCCAAAAACGTGGTGACGCAGTATTCGAACGAGTACAACATCCGCGAAGCCATCAAGACGTCGGACCTGATTGTGGGCGCCGTGCTCATTCCCGGCGCCAAGGCCCCGCACCTCATCACCCGCGACATGCTGAAGAGCATGCGTCCCGGTACGGTGGTGGTCGACGTGGCCGTGGACCAGGGCGGCTGCATCGAAACCTGCCACCCCACCACCCACGAAAACCCGACCTTCATCATCGACGACGTGGTGCACTACTGCGTGGCCAACATGCCCGGCGCGGTGCCCTACACCAGCACCCTGGCCCTGACCAACGCCACCCTGCCCTACGCCGTGAAGCTGGCCAACCAGGGCTGGCAGGAAGCCTGCCGCCGCGACGAGGCCCTGCGCCTCGGCCTGAACGTGGTGCACGGCGAAGTGGTGTACAAAGGCGTGGCCGAAGCCTGGGGCCTGCCCCTGGTGAGCGTAGATTCCGTGCTGGAAGCCGCCACGGTTTAA